The following proteins are encoded in a genomic region of Microcoleus sp. FACHB-68:
- a CDS encoding Coq4 family protein: MLQVLTSPKLAPNSAPRFQQLQNREDRASGIFGMNASQIVDLKQLQALPTGSFGRAWADFLDRHQLEPISTGPRRQQLHDGIHVLTDYGIDAAGEAELQAFLLGAKLRPLNLLRLLELLQTPQKDRRNAITGERLWAAYQRGRYCLFDPDDWQPELLWQLPLMQVQALFRV; this comes from the coding sequence ATGTTACAAGTTCTCACTTCACCCAAGCTTGCGCCCAACAGTGCCCCTCGTTTCCAGCAACTCCAGAATCGGGAGGATCGTGCGAGCGGAATTTTTGGGATGAATGCGTCTCAGATTGTCGATCTTAAGCAATTGCAAGCACTCCCCACCGGCAGCTTTGGCCGCGCTTGGGCAGATTTTCTCGACCGGCATCAACTCGAACCCATCAGCACCGGCCCAAGACGCCAACAGCTACATGATGGCATCCATGTTCTCACCGATTATGGAATCGATGCTGCCGGTGAGGCTGAACTTCAGGCTTTTTTGCTGGGGGCAAAGTTAAGACCACTCAATCTCTTGCGGCTACTAGAACTGCTGCAAACGCCCCAAAAAGACCGGCGCAACGCAATCACCGGCGAGAGACTTTGGGCAGCTTACCAGCGCGGTCGTTACTGTTTATTTGACCCCGATGATTGGCAGCCAGAATTGCTCTGGCAATTACCGCTGATGCAGGTGCAGGCGCTATTCCGAGTTTAA
- a CDS encoding NCS2 family permease has translation MSNFDANPGSQPPKQPPAAGVVGNIAKFFKFAEYKTDFRTEVLAGVTTFMTMAYILAVNPGILSNAIFLRQPGDLLGELVIATAISSAIGTLAMALIANYPFALAPGMGLNAFFAFSVVLKLGISWRVALTAVLIEGLIVIALTLSNIRSQILTAIPECLKQSTAAGIGLFLAYIALAGDPVTGGAGIIVADPVTKTALGNFNQPQTLMAIAGIAIASALVARRINGALLWAILATALLGWILGVSPWPNGIVALPQMPVDLMGQAIIGLSGLTQSNFWDVLAVTFVFFFVDLFDTIGTLAGVGIQAGYIDQNGELPRSKEALLADALGTTIGAVLGTSCVTTYIESAAGVSEGGRTGFTAVIVAALFALSVFFIPLLSAIPAYATTPALLIVGVLMAGNVRGIRWDDPAESIPSFLTILIMPLAFSIAEGLAIGFITYPLLKTFQGKAHEVKPAVWILAGVFVLRFVLMALKPGT, from the coding sequence ATGAGTAATTTCGACGCAAATCCAGGATCTCAGCCTCCCAAGCAGCCGCCTGCTGCCGGTGTGGTAGGAAATATTGCCAAATTCTTCAAGTTTGCAGAATATAAGACCGATTTCCGCACCGAGGTACTGGCTGGAGTCACGACGTTTATGACGATGGCTTATATTCTGGCAGTTAATCCAGGGATTTTGTCTAATGCCATCTTTCTGCGACAACCAGGGGATCTATTGGGTGAACTGGTAATTGCAACAGCAATCTCCTCTGCGATTGGCACCCTGGCGATGGCCTTAATTGCCAATTATCCCTTCGCCCTCGCCCCCGGCATGGGCTTGAATGCCTTTTTTGCCTTCTCTGTTGTTCTCAAACTCGGAATCAGCTGGCGCGTGGCACTGACTGCCGTGTTGATTGAAGGGCTGATTGTCATTGCCCTCACCCTCTCAAACATTCGCAGCCAAATTCTCACAGCAATTCCCGAATGCCTCAAACAATCAACAGCGGCGGGTATTGGCTTATTTCTTGCCTACATCGCCCTCGCTGGCGATCCAGTCACCGGCGGTGCCGGCATTATTGTCGCCGATCCCGTAACCAAAACTGCCTTGGGAAACTTTAATCAGCCGCAAACTCTGATGGCAATTGCCGGCATTGCGATAGCATCGGCTTTAGTGGCCCGCCGCATCAATGGTGCACTTTTGTGGGCAATTTTGGCCACAGCTTTGCTGGGATGGATTTTGGGTGTCTCCCCTTGGCCAAATGGGATTGTCGCCTTGCCTCAGATGCCAGTAGATTTGATGGGCCAAGCGATTATCGGGTTGAGTGGGCTAACGCAAAGCAATTTCTGGGACGTGCTAGCCGTTACCTTTGTCTTTTTCTTTGTTGACTTATTTGACACCATTGGCACTCTTGCCGGTGTGGGCATTCAAGCCGGCTACATTGATCAAAACGGTGAATTGCCCCGTTCCAAGGAAGCATTACTAGCCGATGCGCTAGGCACTACGATTGGTGCTGTTTTGGGAACTTCCTGCGTCACCACCTACATTGAATCCGCTGCCGGTGTTTCTGAAGGGGGGCGCACCGGCTTTACCGCCGTTATCGTCGCTGCATTGTTCGCCCTATCGGTGTTTTTTATTCCCTTACTTTCCGCAATTCCCGCTTATGCAACCACCCCTGCACTCCTCATTGTCGGGGTTTTGATGGCCGGCAACGTTCGGGGAATTCGTTGGGATGATCCGGCAGAGTCAATTCCCTCATTTTTAACAATTTTGATTATGCCGTTGGCCTTTTCAATTGCTGAAGGATTAGCCATCGGTTTTATTACTTATCCGCTTCTCAAAACATTTCAAGGCAAAGCCCATGAAGTCAAGCCGGCAGTTTGGATTCTAGCCGGCGTTTTTGTGTTGAGATTTGTTTTGATGGCGCTTAAACCTGGAACTTAA
- a CDS encoding alpha/beta hydrolase, which translates to MNCLFPVLFATAKRSNRRLIARPTGKRSNPSKSLLLNLSLWLLPAVLTATPTVAAEKIYASYAVLERSISISALEAFAKEGQIDEDLAVYAQYVPPEQLEQLREILLTRADITPVTISQFLYTQQGETLLKRLGQVIKTGSRREGKFAIRSALILAAADPEGLTLLNVLRKFPTESIRIDLQSVQRIARQLQQAINQTNQAIALVDGLSTTEAASQPGFGGIPVAVDPGSSEFPVALGGQLDLWRTGPFTSEVKSIEITIRNAQIPTALTDERIFPVDIYLPQQATRQAAPVIVISHGLGSDRKTFQYLAQHLASYGFAVAVPQHPGSDARQLQALLSGTASDVAEPKEFVYRPLDVKYLLDTLTQLEQTDPQLQGRLNLQQVGVLGQSFGGYTSLALAGAPINFNQLRQDCPNSFDSWNISLLLQCRAAELPDAVQYDLSDERVKAVIAINPINSSTLGRESLSQIQVPVMLVAGSADTAAPALPEQIQPFTWLTTPEKYLVVMNGGTHFSTLVEADGGGGVVPIPSDVIGPTPGQARRYISALSLAFFKTHIAGDPQYRPYLRASYAEAISREPLSLSLIESLTETQLNEALNRR; encoded by the coding sequence ATGAATTGTCTGTTTCCTGTGTTATTTGCCACTGCCAAACGCTCTAACCGGCGTCTAATCGCTCGCCCCACCGGCAAACGTTCAAATCCGTCTAAAAGCCTGCTGTTAAACCTCAGTCTTTGGCTGCTGCCGGCAGTTTTGACCGCAACTCCAACCGTCGCAGCAGAAAAGATTTACGCTTCCTATGCGGTGCTTGAGCGCTCAATTTCCATATCCGCCTTAGAAGCCTTTGCCAAAGAAGGCCAAATCGATGAAGATTTAGCCGTCTACGCCCAATACGTCCCACCCGAACAATTGGAACAGCTACGGGAGATTCTTCTAACGCGCGCGGATATCACTCCCGTCACCATTTCCCAGTTTCTCTACACACAGCAAGGAGAAACCCTGCTCAAGCGGCTGGGACAAGTGATCAAAACCGGCTCGCGGCGGGAAGGTAAATTTGCAATTCGCTCGGCATTGATCTTAGCAGCCGCTGATCCGGAAGGATTAACGCTGCTGAATGTGCTGCGGAAGTTTCCCACCGAGAGCATTCGCATCGACTTGCAAAGTGTTCAGCGAATTGCTCGGCAATTGCAACAAGCAATCAATCAAACTAATCAGGCAATTGCCTTGGTAGACGGGCTTTCCACAACGGAGGCAGCCTCACAGCCTGGATTTGGTGGCATCCCTGTGGCTGTCGATCCCGGATCTTCTGAGTTTCCGGTGGCGCTAGGTGGCCAGTTAGATTTATGGCGGACTGGGCCGTTCACTAGCGAAGTGAAATCCATTGAAATCACCATTCGCAATGCCCAGATCCCAACAGCCCTAACAGATGAACGGATTTTTCCGGTCGATATTTACCTGCCCCAGCAAGCCACTCGTCAAGCTGCGCCGGTGATTGTCATCTCCCACGGCTTAGGCTCAGATCGCAAGACGTTTCAGTATTTAGCCCAACATCTGGCGTCCTACGGCTTTGCCGTTGCAGTTCCTCAGCATCCCGGCAGCGATGCCCGACAGTTGCAGGCGTTGCTCAGCGGTACAGCCAGTGACGTTGCAGAACCGAAAGAATTTGTCTATAGGCCGCTGGATGTGAAGTATTTGCTAGACACACTCACTCAGCTAGAACAAACAGACCCGCAACTGCAAGGCCGGCTCAATTTGCAACAGGTGGGAGTCCTCGGACAGTCATTCGGCGGCTATACCTCTCTAGCGCTGGCTGGTGCGCCGATCAACTTTAACCAACTCAGACAAGACTGCCCTAACTCCTTTGACTCTTGGAATATCTCGCTGCTGCTGCAATGTCGGGCGGCAGAGTTGCCAGATGCTGTGCAGTATGACTTAAGCGATGAACGCGTCAAAGCGGTAATCGCGATTAACCCGATTAATAGCAGCACTCTCGGTCGAGAAAGCCTGAGTCAAATTCAAGTGCCGGTGATGCTGGTTGCCGGGAGTGCGGATACAGCCGCACCGGCTTTGCCCGAACAAATTCAACCGTTTACTTGGCTAACGACACCAGAAAAGTATCTTGTCGTGATGAACGGCGGCACACACTTTTCTACCCTGGTTGAAGCAGACGGCGGGGGTGGCGTCGTACCCATTCCCTCTGACGTAATTGGCCCTACTCCTGGCCAAGCTCGTCGCTATATTTCTGCGTTAAGTTTGGCCTTTTTTAAAACCCATATTGCAGGAGATCCCCAATACCGGCCTTATCTGCGAGCATCTTATGCCGAAGCTATTAGCCGAGAACCGCTGTCTCTCAGTCTTATCGAATCCTTAACCGAGACTCAGCTAAATGAGGCGCTAAACCGCAGGTAG
- a CDS encoding antibiotic biosynthesis monooxygenase — MILEIAILKVKPGKAAEFEAAFTIASSIISLIPGYISHELQRCLEVENQYILLVRWRKLEDHTVGFRQSPEYQKWRLLLHHFYEPFPTVEHYEKVASNGI; from the coding sequence ATGATTTTGGAAATTGCAATCCTCAAGGTTAAACCTGGAAAAGCTGCTGAATTTGAAGCAGCCTTCACGATAGCATCATCAATTATCTCCTTAATTCCTGGCTACATTAGCCATGAGCTACAGCGGTGTTTGGAAGTTGAAAACCAATACATCCTGCTAGTGCGTTGGAGAAAACTCGAAGATCACACGGTTGGTTTCCGACAATCACCGGAGTATCAAAAATGGCGTCTCCTGTTGCACCATTTTTATGAGCCATTTCCGACGGTCGAACATTACGAAAAGGTTGCAAGCAATGGAATTTAA
- a CDS encoding endonuclease/exonuclease/phosphatase family protein, whose translation MRLKIMSLNLRYDKPDPGDLAWKVRCKAVAAMISHYAPDVIGTQEALPHQLFDLLQLLPAYQCVGGERTGRGSGEHCAIFYRTEQLRYISNGDFFLSDTPDIPGSITAEWGNPIPRMASWAVFAGSDERQLMVFNTHLDYRSARARELGAELIFQRMSEVNSTESLLLLTGDFNAEPATAPRESFLRQLPDGRQLFDVFAGIELEEQMTFHDFTGEGFAAVDTIYYDSRLTLQQVTVDTAQWENFWPSDHFPVIAEFIVAEPI comes from the coding sequence ATGAGACTCAAAATTATGAGTTTGAATTTGCGCTACGACAAACCCGATCCGGGCGATCTTGCTTGGAAAGTGCGGTGCAAGGCGGTGGCAGCCATGATCTCCCACTATGCGCCGGATGTGATCGGCACCCAGGAAGCGTTGCCGCATCAACTGTTCGATTTGCTACAACTGCTGCCGGCTTACCAATGCGTGGGAGGTGAGCGCACCGGCAGGGGTTCTGGGGAACATTGTGCTATCTTTTACCGCACCGAGCAACTACGATATATAAGCAACGGCGATTTTTTCCTCAGCGATACGCCAGACATTCCAGGGAGTATCACTGCGGAGTGGGGAAATCCTATCCCGCGCATGGCAAGTTGGGCGGTATTTGCCGGCAGTGATGAAAGACAGTTGATGGTGTTTAATACTCATTTAGATTATCGCAGTGCGCGGGCGCGAGAACTTGGTGCTGAACTGATTTTTCAGCGCATGAGTGAAGTCAATTCCACTGAGTCGTTGCTATTGCTCACTGGCGATTTTAATGCTGAGCCGGCTACAGCGCCGCGAGAAAGTTTTCTGCGTCAATTACCGGATGGGAGACAACTTTTTGATGTGTTTGCCGGCATTGAATTAGAAGAGCAAATGACGTTTCATGATTTCACCGGCGAAGGATTTGCAGCCGTTGACACGATTTATTACGACAGCCGGTTAACGTTGCAGCAAGTGACAGTAGATACCGCCCAGTGGGAGAATTTTTGGCCCTCAGATCACTTTCCAGTCATTGCAGAGTTTATAGTTGCTGAGCCGATTTAA
- a CDS encoding DMT family transporter: MQLHHTSGRWRLGLALSLITVFLWGILPIALTVILQELDVYTVTWFRFLGSFTLLAIYLAARQQLPALQKLRSTSLGLLAIAIIFLAINYLLFLQGLVQTSPANAQILIQLAPVLLGLGGLVVFKEHYTLRQWAGVGVLTSGFSLFFHEKLQTLITTPTQYLTGSGLIVIAAATWAVYALAQKQLLDKLPSASIMLIIYAGCALLFSPFATPKQILTLSPFHLGILLFCALNTALAYGAFAESLEHWEASRVSAMLALTPVVTLISIWLVSFLSPNLIPPERLTILGLMGAILVVSGSMTIALGKRPKVNLT; encoded by the coding sequence ATGCAACTTCATCACACTTCAGGCCGGTGGCGTTTAGGGTTAGCGCTATCGCTAATAACTGTTTTTCTTTGGGGAATTTTGCCCATCGCTTTGACGGTAATACTTCAAGAGCTTGATGTATACACCGTCACATGGTTTCGCTTTCTCGGATCGTTTACACTTCTCGCCATTTATTTAGCGGCAAGGCAGCAATTACCGGCACTCCAAAAACTTCGCTCAACATCTTTAGGATTGTTGGCAATTGCGATTATATTTTTAGCGATTAATTACCTGCTTTTTCTCCAAGGGTTAGTACAAACCTCGCCGGCAAATGCCCAAATTCTCATCCAACTGGCTCCCGTACTTTTGGGTTTAGGAGGACTGGTTGTTTTTAAAGAACATTACACGCTGCGGCAGTGGGCCGGCGTTGGGGTATTAACGTCAGGATTTAGCCTGTTTTTTCACGAGAAATTACAAACTTTAATCACAACGCCTACTCAATATTTAACCGGCAGTGGATTGATTGTGATTGCGGCAGCAACGTGGGCGGTTTATGCGTTAGCGCAAAAGCAATTGCTGGATAAATTACCTTCGGCAAGTATTATGCTGATTATTTATGCCGGCTGTGCGCTTTTGTTCAGTCCTTTTGCCACACCAAAACAGATTTTAACTCTGAGTCCTTTCCATTTGGGAATATTGCTTTTTTGCGCTTTAAACACAGCCTTGGCTTATGGAGCTTTTGCGGAATCCTTAGAACACTGGGAAGCATCACGAGTCAGTGCCATGTTAGCTTTGACGCCCGTTGTTACTTTGATCTCTATTTGGCTGGTTTCGTTTTTATCGCCAAATTTAATCCCACCAGAACGCCTCACAATTTTAGGATTAATGGGGGCTATTTTGGTTGTCAGTGGTTCAATGACGATTGCGTTAGGAAAGCGCCCTAAAGTTAATCTTACTTAG
- a CDS encoding cyclase family protein gives MHEKPAFLTINYSRVIHLSHGINPQIPQWPNDPPVEFEPAAELDKDGYYLRRFSMGEHSATHINAPNSFHADGVGIDAYPAESLVVPAVAINIRSQSTTNPDYALTIADVLAWEQQHGKISAGSVVLLYTGWLEKWLNPVAFLNEMHFPGFAGETTRFLIDERHIAGVGIDTHGVDGSDTTFATNRQVLKRRGIVLENLTNLDRLPPTGTTLVIGILRLREGSGSPAAVMAFY, from the coding sequence ATGCACGAGAAACCGGCTTTTTTAACCATCAATTACTCGCGGGTGATCCATCTGAGTCATGGGATCAACCCGCAGATTCCCCAATGGCCCAACGATCCGCCGGTGGAATTTGAGCCGGCAGCGGAATTAGACAAAGATGGCTATTACCTGCGGCGCTTTTCAATGGGAGAGCACAGCGCTACTCATATCAACGCGCCAAACAGTTTTCACGCCGATGGTGTGGGAATCGATGCTTACCCCGCCGAGTCTTTAGTGGTGCCGGCAGTTGCGATCAATATTCGCAGCCAATCTACTACCAATCCTGATTATGCGCTCACAATAGCGGATGTCCTCGCTTGGGAGCAACAGCACGGTAAAATTTCTGCCGGCAGTGTAGTGCTGTTGTATACTGGCTGGCTGGAAAAGTGGTTAAATCCCGTGGCGTTTCTCAATGAGATGCACTTTCCAGGGTTTGCCGGAGAAACAACGCGCTTTTTAATCGATGAACGTCATATTGCCGGTGTGGGAATTGATACGCATGGTGTGGATGGATCGGATACCACCTTTGCCACCAACCGGCAGGTATTAAAACGCCGGGGGATTGTGTTAGAAAATCTAACGAATTTAGATCGCTTGCCTCCTACCGGCACCACTTTAGTGATTGGAATTCTGCGCTTGCGCGAGGGATCAGGATCGCCGGCAGCAGTGATGGCGTTTTATTAA
- a CDS encoding DUF3386 domain-containing protein has product MQQSLKRQIVLWGLSLILTVAGWGFSGPAFAQSTSALDTFRTAYDNRYTWDSKFPGYTATVEVKQDGESYKGQIRINSDLSIEVAGIESNEASETVSNQLRMMVTHRRSVPFKLAHGKHTFTFGETPSAGAVQIDQKGGDTPSYYEVKAEKITQVNRFTGPVLVTVDLLDSEDTPAGYLGTRYIATFKYAQTGDVLEKLEFKDTYKKIGDYYISTHQTVRSLELGQQDTTEVNLTDIQLLPASERSLKTAYLPTFSSSFQVSTFGQFYAAGGGNFM; this is encoded by the coding sequence ATGCAACAATCACTAAAACGCCAAATTGTACTGTGGGGTCTGAGCTTAATTTTAACCGTTGCCGGCTGGGGATTTAGCGGGCCGGCGTTCGCCCAATCAACCTCCGCGCTTGATACTTTTCGCACCGCTTACGACAACCGTTACACTTGGGACAGCAAATTTCCCGGTTACACGGCAACAGTCGAAGTGAAGCAAGACGGAGAAAGCTATAAAGGCCAAATCCGCATCAATTCTGATCTCAGTATTGAAGTTGCCGGCATCGAAAGTAACGAGGCATCGGAAACTGTCTCCAACCAATTGCGAATGATGGTGACACACCGTAGATCCGTTCCCTTCAAACTCGCGCATGGCAAACACACTTTTACGTTTGGCGAAACTCCTAGTGCCGGTGCAGTACAAATCGATCAAAAAGGCGGGGATACACCCTCTTATTACGAAGTTAAAGCGGAAAAAATCACTCAAGTCAACCGATTTACCGGGCCGGTTTTAGTTACCGTAGATTTATTAGATTCAGAAGACACACCGGCAGGCTATCTAGGCACTCGCTATATCGCCACATTCAAATATGCCCAAACCGGCGACGTGCTGGAAAAATTAGAATTTAAAGACACGTACAAAAAAATAGGAGATTACTATATCTCAACTCACCAGACTGTTCGCAGCTTGGAACTCGGACAGCAAGACACAACAGAAGTTAACTTAACCGATATTCAACTGCTGCCGGCATCCGAAAGATCGCTCAAAACAGCTTACCTACCAACTTTTTCTTCCAGCTTCCAAGTATCCACATTTGGTCAATTTTATGCTGCCGGTGGAGGTAATTTTATGTAA
- the ligA gene encoding NAD-dependent DNA ligase LigA → MQQLTPETQQRVQQLRQQVQSASYAYYVLDAPTMPDEVYDRLYRELQELETQYPELISPDSPTQRVGERPASQFTSVRHNIPLYSLENAFNIEEFATWQERWQRVSPADEFEYVCELKIDGSALALTYENGVLVRGATRGDGITGEEITQNVKTIRSIPLRLNLENPPAVVEVRGEAFLGLAVFEQINRERTEAGEALFANPRNAAAGTLRQLDSRIVAQRRLDFFAYTLHIPQPLPNAQFPMPKTQWESLEMLQKMGFRVNPNRTMCQSLQAVKDYYDRWDTERLNLPYMTDGVVAKLNSFDLQEKLGFTQKFPRWAVALKYPAEEAPTRVENISINVGRTGALTPLAELQPVQLAGTTVSRATLHNIDYVRSLDIRIGDTAIVRKAGEIIPEIVRVLPELRPSNAQSFEMPTHCPECRQPVVKQASEAVTRCINTSCPAILRGALTHWASRDAMDINGLGEKIVLQLVDRQLVSSVADLYDLTVDKLASLERFGKKSATKLVEAIAQSKNQPWARVLYGLGIRHVGSVNGKTLSEQFPTVEQLAAAKTTDIEAVYGIGAEIAHAVFQWFRVPANQSLIDRLRAAGLQLAKPETSPLSSTAKTGENLLLSGKTFVITGTLPTLKRDEAKTLIENAGGKVTDSVSSKTDYLVLGEDAGSKLKKAEKLGIAQLSEAELMTLLES, encoded by the coding sequence GTGCAACAGCTAACACCAGAAACTCAACAGCGAGTACAGCAATTGCGACAGCAGGTGCAAAGCGCTAGCTATGCCTATTACGTCCTCGACGCACCCACGATGCCCGATGAGGTTTACGATCGGCTGTATCGCGAATTGCAAGAATTAGAAACGCAGTATCCCGAACTAATATCGCCCGATAGCCCCACCCAGCGCGTCGGAGAAAGGCCGGCAAGTCAGTTTACCTCGGTGCGGCATAACATCCCCCTCTACAGCCTGGAAAACGCCTTTAACATCGAGGAATTCGCCACATGGCAAGAACGCTGGCAGCGCGTTTCCCCCGCCGATGAGTTTGAATATGTTTGTGAGTTGAAAATAGACGGTTCTGCCTTGGCGCTGACTTACGAAAATGGCGTTTTGGTTAGAGGTGCAACGCGAGGTGATGGCATCACCGGCGAAGAAATTACCCAGAATGTCAAGACGATTCGCTCAATTCCGCTGCGGTTAAATTTGGAGAATCCGCCGGCAGTTGTGGAAGTGCGCGGCGAGGCATTTTTAGGATTAGCCGTATTTGAGCAAATTAATCGAGAACGAACCGAAGCCGGTGAAGCGTTATTTGCCAATCCCCGCAACGCCGCAGCCGGCACCCTGCGCCAGTTAGACTCCCGAATTGTTGCCCAGCGCCGCCTCGATTTCTTTGCCTATACTTTGCACATTCCACAACCATTGCCCAATGCCCAATTCCCAATGCCCAAAACCCAATGGGAATCCTTAGAAATGCTGCAAAAAATGGGTTTCCGGGTGAATCCGAATCGAACAATGTGCCAGTCTTTGCAAGCGGTTAAAGATTATTATGATCGTTGGGATACTGAGCGATTAAATTTGCCTTACATGACGGATGGTGTTGTCGCGAAGCTCAATTCTTTTGATTTACAGGAAAAACTAGGTTTCACTCAAAAGTTTCCTCGTTGGGCAGTTGCGCTGAAATATCCCGCTGAAGAAGCGCCAACGCGGGTTGAAAATATTTCGATTAATGTTGGCAGAACCGGCGCGTTGACACCCTTAGCAGAGTTGCAGCCGGTGCAGTTAGCGGGAACAACGGTTTCACGGGCAACATTGCACAATATTGATTATGTGCGATCGCTGGATATTCGTATTGGTGATACTGCAATTGTTCGTAAAGCCGGCGAAATTATTCCAGAAATTGTGCGTGTTTTACCAGAACTTCGCCCCAGCAATGCTCAATCTTTTGAAATGCCCACCCACTGCCCAGAATGTCGGCAGCCGGTGGTAAAACAAGCGAGTGAAGCAGTGACTCGCTGTATTAATACTTCTTGCCCTGCAATTTTGCGAGGGGCGCTGACTCATTGGGCGAGTCGAGATGCGATGGATATTAACGGATTAGGCGAAAAAATTGTGCTGCAATTGGTTGACCGGCAGCTAGTAAGTTCGGTTGCAGATTTGTACGATTTAACCGTTGATAAATTAGCATCTTTAGAGCGATTTGGCAAGAAGTCTGCAACTAAATTAGTTGAAGCAATTGCCCAATCAAAAAATCAACCTTGGGCGCGAGTTTTGTATGGTTTAGGCATCCGTCATGTTGGCAGTGTGAATGGGAAAACACTCAGCGAACAATTCCCCACGGTTGAACAGCTTGCCGCTGCAAAAACAACCGATATTGAAGCGGTTTATGGAATTGGGGCAGAAATTGCCCATGCTGTTTTTCAGTGGTTTCGGGTGCCGGCAAATCAAAGTTTAATCGATAGGCTTCGCGCTGCCGGTTTGCAACTCGCTAAACCCGAAACATCCCCGCTTTCTTCTACCGCAAAAACAGGCGAAAATTTGCTCTTATCTGGAAAAACCTTTGTGATCACCGGCACGCTGCCTACTCTCAAGCGAGATGAGGCAAAAACGCTGATTGAAAATGCGGGAGGCAAAGTCACCGATTCGGTTAGTTCTAAAACCGATTATTTAGTCCTAGGAGAGGATGCCGGTTCTAAACTGAAAAAAGCTGAGAAGTTAGGAATTGCTCAACTAAGTGAAGCGGAATTAATGACTTTATTAGAAAGCTAA
- a CDS encoding FAD-dependent hydroxylase, translating to MPLEQLIRTSEPAPELNFDYDITIVGAGIAGTTLAAGLKNSGLKVALIEAQPQTVAASRQQVYAITLLSGKIFQGLGIWDKIRANITAFSQINLSDTGTEGVVFNPSDLGKDELGYAGEHCAILPVLQEFLNDCPNVTWLCPAELVSVDYQSDFVEIEVKVAGDGDSENAQPASNQRIRTRLLVAADGTRSRIRNDAGIRTHGWKYWQSCITTRVKPEKPHNNIAYERFWPSGPFAILPLPGNRCNIVWTAPHEEAKALLELDDEQFLAELRRKYGDQMGHLELEGKRFMFQVQLMQSNRYVQPRLALIGDAAHCCHPVGGQGLNLGIRDAAAIAQVLQDAHKNGEDIGSLPVLQRYEGWRKTENLAILGFTDILDRLFSNNWLPVVVVRRLGLWGLRKIQPVKVFALRLMTGLLGRTPQIAQRL from the coding sequence ATGCCGCTAGAGCAGTTAATCCGCACATCTGAACCGGCACCTGAACTGAATTTCGACTATGACATTACAATCGTGGGTGCCGGCATTGCTGGGACAACCCTGGCTGCCGGGTTAAAAAATTCCGGGTTGAAAGTCGCCCTGATTGAAGCACAACCCCAAACCGTCGCCGCCTCCAGGCAGCAAGTTTACGCCATTACCCTACTTTCGGGGAAAATCTTTCAAGGTTTGGGGATTTGGGACAAAATTCGCGCTAATATCACGGCTTTTTCCCAAATTAACCTCTCAGACACCGGCACAGAGGGCGTTGTTTTCAACCCCTCCGACTTAGGCAAAGACGAACTCGGATATGCCGGCGAACATTGTGCAATCCTGCCGGTGTTGCAAGAATTCCTCAACGACTGCCCTAATGTTACTTGGCTGTGTCCCGCCGAACTTGTGAGTGTGGACTATCAAAGCGATTTTGTTGAAATTGAAGTGAAGGTTGCTGGGGATGGAGACAGCGAAAATGCTCAACCGGCAAGCAATCAGAGGATTCGCACCCGCCTACTCGTCGCCGCAGATGGAACGCGATCACGCATTCGTAACGATGCCGGTATCCGTACCCACGGCTGGAAATACTGGCAATCTTGCATTACCACCCGCGTTAAACCCGAAAAACCCCACAATAACATCGCCTACGAACGTTTTTGGCCCAGTGGCCCTTTTGCCATCCTTCCCTTGCCTGGAAACCGCTGCAACATCGTGTGGACAGCGCCTCACGAAGAAGCCAAAGCTTTATTAGAACTCGATGACGAGCAATTTCTCGCGGAACTGCGGCGCAAATACGGCGATCAGATGGGGCATTTGGAATTGGAAGGGAAGCGGTTTATGTTTCAAGTGCAATTGATGCAAAGCAATCGCTACGTTCAGCCTAGACTCGCCCTGATTGGAGATGCCGCCCATTGCTGTCATCCCGTGGGAGGTCAGGGTTTAAATTTGGGGATTCGAGATGCTGCGGCAATAGCTCAAGTCTTGCAAGATGCACATAAAAATGGGGAAGATATTGGTTCGTTGCCGGTTTTGCAGCGTTACGAAGGCTGGCGAAAAACAGAAAACCTGGCAATTTTGGGTTTTACCGATATTTTAGACCGGCTCTTTTCTAATAATTGGTTGCCGGTGGTTGTTGTGCGCCGGCTGGGTTTGTGGGGGTTGCGGAAGATACAGCCGGTGAAGGTGTTTGCGTTGCGATTAATGACCGGCCTTTTGGGACGCACACCGCAAATCGCCCAACGTTTGTAG